From the Micromonospora lupini genome, one window contains:
- a CDS encoding SDR family oxidoreductase has protein sequence MDLGLTDRVYVLTGASRGLGYATAQCLVADGARVVLSARDADAVAAAAEGLGGPDRAVGVTADLSDPQTPDRLVAAARKHFGRIDGALISVGGPPPGNAASITDEQWRHSFETVFLGTVRAARTVAAALPDGGAIGLVLSTSARGPVPGLGISNGLRPGLVGVAKDISDEYGPRGVRVVGLLPGRIMTDRNRELFAATGDPDRARAEAEANIPLRRIADPAEFGRVAAFVLSPAASYLTGLTVPVDGGALRGL, from the coding sequence ATGGATCTCGGACTGACCGATCGGGTGTACGTGCTCACCGGCGCCTCGCGCGGCCTCGGTTACGCGACGGCGCAGTGCCTGGTGGCCGACGGCGCGCGGGTGGTGCTCTCGGCCCGTGACGCCGACGCGGTCGCCGCCGCCGCCGAAGGGCTGGGCGGCCCGGACCGGGCGGTCGGCGTCACCGCCGACCTGAGCGACCCGCAGACCCCGGATCGGCTCGTCGCGGCGGCCCGGAAGCACTTCGGCCGGATCGACGGCGCGCTCATCTCGGTCGGCGGCCCACCCCCCGGCAACGCCGCGTCGATCACCGACGAGCAGTGGCGGCACTCCTTCGAGACAGTCTTCCTGGGCACCGTCCGCGCGGCGCGCACGGTCGCCGCCGCCCTGCCCGACGGGGGCGCGATCGGACTGGTGCTCTCCACCTCGGCCCGTGGCCCGGTGCCCGGCCTCGGCATCTCCAACGGCCTGCGGCCCGGCCTGGTCGGCGTCGCCAAGGACATCTCCGACGAATACGGCCCGCGCGGCGTACGTGTGGTGGGCCTGCTGCCCGGCCGGATCATGACCGACCGCAACCGGGAGCTGTTCGCCGCCACCGGTGACCCCGACCGGGCCCGCGCCGAGGCGGAGGCGAACATTCCGCTGCGGCGCATCGCCGACCCGGCCGAGTTCGGTCGGGTCGCCGCGTTCGTGCTCTCCCCCGCCGCCAGCTACCTGACCGGGCTCACCGTGCCGGTCGACGGCGGCGCGCTGCGCGGGCTGTGA
- the mug gene encoding G/U mismatch-specific DNA glycosylase, giving the protein MSTRDAGTFRPTRADLAAAADRTIPDVLAPGLAVVFVGINPGLWSAATGWHFARPGNRFWPALHSGGFTPRLLHPSEQGELPALGLGITNMAARASARADELTAAELLDGAAILTDKVTRYRPRLVAVVGVTAYRIGFQRPKATFGPQPESLAGARLWVLPNPSGLNAHFTPVTLGAAFAELRAATELADC; this is encoded by the coding sequence ATCAGCACGCGGGACGCCGGGACGTTCCGGCCGACGCGAGCGGACCTGGCGGCCGCCGCCGACCGGACCATCCCCGACGTGCTCGCGCCGGGGCTGGCGGTGGTGTTCGTCGGCATCAACCCGGGCCTCTGGTCGGCCGCCACGGGCTGGCACTTCGCCCGACCCGGCAACCGGTTCTGGCCGGCGCTGCACTCCGGCGGGTTCACCCCTCGGCTGCTGCACCCGAGCGAACAGGGCGAGCTGCCCGCCCTGGGCCTCGGCATCACCAACATGGCCGCCCGGGCCAGCGCCCGCGCGGACGAGCTGACCGCCGCGGAACTCCTCGACGGCGCGGCGATCCTGACCGACAAGGTGACCCGGTACCGGCCGCGCTTGGTGGCGGTGGTGGGGGTGACCGCGTACCGGATCGGTTTTCAGCGGCCGAAGGCCACCTTCGGGCCGCAGCCGGAGTCGTTGGCCGGGGCGCGGCTGTGGGTGCTGCCCAACCCGAGCGGCCTGAACGCGCACTTCACGCCTGTCACGCTGGGCGCCGCGTTCGCCGAGCTGCGGGCCGCGACCGAGCTGGCGGACTGTTGA
- a CDS encoding TIGR04222 domain-containing membrane protein has protein sequence MIVHAASGDTWGVPGPTFLRFYLVAAAVVVAFAVLHRVRPATAGGHATVDPLGPQQVAYLNGGAGLAVHAALGGLRGSGAIGVRPDRRLTTVGPVPTGLTPLEGAIHWAAHQHSRVRDLSQNERVVTALHQLRIGLEERGLLVSPTRRATAGRWALLLTGLLVLGVVRLFAGLANGRPVGYLLLTLVGVLVATLLLWRIPRTTRAGRAALRDLRKQHTHLTPGSSPAYATYGAAGAAMGVALFGTASLWAIDPGFAEQAEIQRQAIAGGGWSSGSGSGTSSSGSSCGGGSSCSGGSSCGGGGGCGGGGGCGG, from the coding sequence CCTTCCTCCGGTTCTACCTCGTCGCGGCCGCCGTGGTGGTCGCGTTCGCGGTGCTGCACCGGGTCCGTCCCGCCACCGCAGGCGGGCACGCCACAGTCGACCCGCTCGGCCCGCAACAGGTCGCGTACCTCAACGGTGGTGCCGGCCTCGCCGTACACGCCGCGCTCGGCGGGTTGCGCGGCAGCGGCGCGATCGGCGTACGGCCGGACCGCCGGCTGACCACCGTCGGGCCCGTGCCGACGGGGCTCACCCCGCTGGAGGGCGCCATCCACTGGGCCGCCCACCAGCACTCCCGTGTCCGGGACCTGAGCCAGAACGAGCGGGTGGTCACCGCGCTCCACCAGCTCCGCATCGGTCTCGAAGAGCGTGGGCTGCTCGTGAGCCCGACGCGACGGGCCACCGCGGGACGGTGGGCGCTGCTGCTCACCGGGCTGTTGGTGCTCGGCGTGGTGCGGCTGTTCGCCGGCCTGGCCAACGGGCGGCCCGTGGGTTACCTGCTGCTCACCCTGGTCGGGGTGCTGGTGGCGACGCTGCTGCTTTGGCGCATTCCGCGGACCACCCGGGCCGGTCGCGCCGCGCTGCGCGACCTGCGCAAGCAGCACACCCACCTGACCCCCGGCTCGTCCCCCGCGTACGCCACCTACGGCGCGGCCGGCGCGGCGATGGGCGTGGCCCTGTTCGGCACCGCGTCGCTCTGGGCGATCGACCCGGGCTTCGCCGAGCAGGCCGAGATCCAGCGTCAGGCCATCGCCGGCGGTGGCTGGTCCTCGGGCTCCGGCAGCGGAACGTCGAGCAGCGGCAGCTCGTGTGGCGGTGGCAGCTCCTGTAGCGGTGGCAGCTCCTGCGGTGGTGGCGGCGGGTGCGGCGGCGGTGGTGGGTGCGGCGGATGA
- a CDS encoding DUF692 domain-containing protein: MTGPSGVGIGWRPEIAGFVAELPGLRFVEVVAESVPPTGPLPPGLAQLRERDVTVVPHGVRLSLGGAEPVDPSRVAHLAAVAQRVDAPLVSEHIAFVRAGGLEAGHLLPLPRSREAVDAVCANVARAQAELPVPIALEPIAALFDWPDDELDEADFLTEILDRTGALLLLDIANVHANARNRGADPLALLDRLPLDRIGYVHVAGGAEHGGFYHDTHTDPVPPEVLELVGALCARQRPPALLLERDGGYPPAAELRAELDALAAAGGFPAVT, encoded by the coding sequence ATGACCGGCCCGTCCGGCGTCGGCATCGGCTGGCGTCCCGAGATCGCCGGTTTCGTGGCCGAGCTGCCCGGGTTGCGCTTCGTCGAGGTGGTGGCCGAGTCGGTGCCGCCGACCGGGCCACTCCCGCCGGGGCTGGCGCAGCTACGGGAACGCGACGTGACAGTCGTACCGCACGGGGTGCGGCTCTCCCTCGGCGGCGCCGAGCCGGTCGACCCGAGCCGCGTCGCCCACCTGGCCGCGGTGGCGCAGCGGGTCGACGCTCCGCTGGTCAGCGAGCACATCGCCTTCGTTCGGGCCGGCGGGCTGGAGGCCGGGCACCTGCTGCCGCTGCCGCGCAGCCGCGAGGCGGTCGACGCGGTCTGCGCCAACGTGGCCCGGGCACAGGCCGAACTGCCCGTGCCGATCGCGCTGGAGCCGATCGCCGCCCTGTTCGACTGGCCCGACGACGAGTTGGACGAGGCGGACTTCCTCACCGAGATTCTCGACCGCACCGGCGCGCTGCTGCTGCTGGACATCGCCAACGTGCACGCCAACGCCCGCAACCGGGGCGCCGACCCGCTCGCGCTGCTCGACCGGCTGCCGCTGGACCGGATCGGCTACGTGCACGTCGCCGGCGGGGCCGAGCACGGCGGGTTCTACCACGACACGCACACCGATCCCGTACCGCCGGAGGTGCTCGAGCTGGTCGGCGCGCTCTGCGCCCGGCAGCGGCCACCGGCGTTGCTGCTCGAGCGCGACGGCGGCTATCCCCCGGCCGCCGAGCTGCGCGCCGAACTGGACGCCCTCGCTGCCGCCGGGGGCTTCCCGGCCGTGACATGA